The genome window GCGAGAACACCGATAGGCTCCACCATGCGGCGTGCGGAATAGAACGCCACCCAGACAGCGGACAACAGGCTGAGCACCACCACCAGAGACAGTGTCAACGTATAACTGTACTTGAGCGGTGTCCGCAGGTAGGCCAGCTTGCGGTAACGCACGATCTGGTTCTCGACATTGCTGGCCAGTCGCCCCAGGCGCTCCGGAATCGGGTACAGCGCCTGCAACGTAAGCGGCTCTGCTGCACGCTTTGTCGTAGTCACCGGGACCACAGCCCGCACAAACAACTCATTATCAATCGGGTCGAGGCCTACGTAGGAGCGCCCCGGTGTCAGTGACAACATAGCCTGGTCACTGGGGCGGCGCGGGATTATGTCAGTGCCCTCGGTACTGCTGGAAGCAACAATGCGCCCGTCCATCCCGAATACCGTCAGTTCAACCGCACCACTGCGCACACGCAGATCGTAAAGACCGAAAGGCAATGCCGTGGGAGACATTTCACCCAGCTCGGTAGCCACTTTCTCGGTGAGTTTGAGCAAATCCCCGAGCCGTACATCGAGCGCGCCTCGACTCAGCTCCAGCGCATCATCCAGTGCCTGTTCGATCTGCACGTCAAACCATGAATCGATACCCCGCTGCAAAAACTGCAGGGAGAAGTAATACACTACTGCAATCGGTAACACCGCGAGAATAACAAAGGTAATAACCAGACGTGATGTCAGACGCGCACCAGGGGCGCGGGTACGGTACTGGGATACCAGCCAGAACAGGTTGGTACTGATCAGGCCAATCAACACGACCAGGCCCAGTGCATTCAGCAACAGCAGCCATGAATACATCTGGCCAAAGCGCTCGGAATTGTGGGTCGCATCACTCATCAGTGACAGGGACACCAGCAGGATGACAAACAACACCAGCATCGGCCAGATGCCGAGACGTGATCGGTTTACGGCAGCAATGGCCATCGGTGCCAGTCGCCTTGCAGACTCCATTCCGAACCAAGATAGGCCCACACCCGGATCGGGGTGGGTAAAGCTTCTACATCCAGGTCAGTGCGCATTCTTACCCAGTACTTTCGCCCGGGACGCAGCAGGTTTGCATCGATCAGTGGCAAGTCATATATATTGCCAATAAAGGTCAGGGCATCGTCCAGTGTGCGAAAACTGTGCTGTGCCCCCGTGCTGAGCACCCTGACCAGATAGGTTTTTGTCAGCGCGTGATACTCGAGTTCATACTTCTGTTCCAGCTGGGCAACCCGCTCGGGGAATAACCACTCCCGCTCCCGAATAACCTCGATACTCAGCTTCAACACCAGCGGGACGCCATTGTGCAGTGCTTCCTGCAAAGTATCATTGAGGTTGAGATCAACACGTGCACCAACCCGGTAAACGCCGTCAACCAGCAAGGTGCGGGTATCATGTATCTGTGGGTCGCTGGCATCGACCGGCGTAAACAGCAGGCAACAGGACAGTAACCACAGCGACAAACGCCAACGATGGCGAGCCTGGCACCTGTCAGCTGTTATTGTTGTTTGCTCTGTCACGGGGAGACTGTCGATCCTTTTATCAAGCGTGCGTAATAAAATCCGTCCATGCCCTGTTCCCCTGGCAACAGCTGGCGCCCGACAGATAGCGGCTGACCCCACTCTGCTTCCAGTGGTAATTCGGCGGCATCGTCATGTTCCGCCATGAAAGCCTCTACCACAGTGGTATTTTCACAACGGAAGACCGAACAGGTAACGTATAAGAGAATACCGCCTGGTGCGAGCAAGGGCCATAGCGCGTTCAACAGGCGCCGCTGCTGCGCGGACAAGCGGGGCAAATCCGACTCCCGGCGCAGCTGTTTGATATCAGGATGCCGGCGTACTACGCCACTCGCAGAGCAGGGGGCATCCAGGAGTATGCGGTCAAACTGCCTGCCATCCCACCAGTCGCCGGTTGCCCCCGCATCCGCACACACCGTTTCAGCTTTCAGTTTCAGTCGCTGAAGATTTTCTTCCACGTTCTCCAGACGATTCGGCGTGTTATCCAATGCCAGTAATGACGCATCCGGCACAACCTCTGCGATATGACCGGTCTTGCCGCCAGGCGCTGCACACGCATCCAGTACGCGCTGCCCCGGCTCAAGCATCAACTGCGGCGCCGCAAGCTGGGCGGCCGCATCCTGCACGGAAACGCTGCCGGCACGGAAGCCCGGCAGACTATCGACCGGAACCGGCATGTCCAGTTCGATAGCGCTATCCACAAGGGCATGCGGTCGGGCGCCAATGCCCTCCTCCAGCAACAGCTCAATATAAGCCTCCCGGCTCGATTGCTGCGAGTTGACCCGCAACACCATGGGCGCGCGCTGGTTTCCACCTTCCAGTATCTGTTGCCAGTGATCCGGCCAGTCGTGCTGCAGCTGTTTAATCCACCAGTCAGGGCTGGACCAGCGGGCCGTGGGTACAGTATCGGCTTCCGCCAGTAGCGAGTCAGACTGCCGCAGTGCGTTTCGTAGCACACCATTGACCAGTCCCGCAGCCCAGCTCTTGCCGGTATGCCGCGCCAGGTCCACCGTCTCACTCACCGCCGCGTGATCGGCAGTATCGAGCATCAATACCTGGTAAAGACCAACCAGCAACAGCGCGTGCAGATCCCGGTCTTTTTTGCGCAGAGGTTTCTGCAGGAGTTTGCCAAGAAAAAACTCGAGCCTGTTCCTCCAGCGGAGCGTCCCCAGCACAAGTTCCCGTGTAAAGGCGCGCTGGCGCGGGTCGTTGAGAGCGGCCATTTCCGCGTTCAAAATGCCCGCCAGCGACTCGCCCTGTTCGAGTACCTGGAATACCAGCCGGGTTGCCAGTTCCCTGGGCTGGCGCACCCGGGCATCCTGTGTATTCATTTTACCGGCAGCCACAGCATTCGCACGCTGCCGCCCCTCATTTCAACACCCGTCCATCGACCGAGCGCGCATTGAGAAAATCCTTGCTGGACATTCGCTTGCCCCCGGGCAGCTGGATCTCTCGAAGGCGCAGACCGCCCTGACCACAGGCAACATCTATACCCTCAGGCCCGGCAGCCACAACGGTCCCCGGC of Thiogranum longum contains these proteins:
- a CDS encoding DUF4390 domain-containing protein, yielding MTEQTTITADRCQARHRWRLSLWLLSCCLLFTPVDASDPQIHDTRTLLVDGVYRVGARVDLNLNDTLQEALHNGVPLVLKLSIEVIREREWLFPERVAQLEQKYELEYHALTKTYLVRVLSTGAQHSFRTLDDALTFIGNIYDLPLIDANLLRPGRKYWVRMRTDLDVEALPTPIRVWAYLGSEWSLQGDWHRWPLLP
- the rsmB gene encoding 16S rRNA (cytosine(967)-C(5))-methyltransferase RsmB, producing the protein MNTQDARVRQPRELATRLVFQVLEQGESLAGILNAEMAALNDPRQRAFTRELVLGTLRWRNRLEFFLGKLLQKPLRKKDRDLHALLLVGLYQVLMLDTADHAAVSETVDLARHTGKSWAAGLVNGVLRNALRQSDSLLAEADTVPTARWSSPDWWIKQLQHDWPDHWQQILEGGNQRAPMVLRVNSQQSSREAYIELLLEEGIGARPHALVDSAIELDMPVPVDSLPGFRAGSVSVQDAAAQLAAPQLMLEPGQRVLDACAAPGGKTGHIAEVVPDASLLALDNTPNRLENVEENLQRLKLKAETVCADAGATGDWWDGRQFDRILLDAPCSASGVVRRHPDIKQLRRESDLPRLSAQQRRLLNALWPLLAPGGILLYVTCSVFRCENTTVVEAFMAEHDDAAELPLEAEWGQPLSVGRQLLPGEQGMDGFYYARLIKGSTVSP